The sequence below is a genomic window from Maylandia zebra isolate NMK-2024a linkage group LG18, Mzebra_GT3a, whole genome shotgun sequence.
TGGAACACAAGTCTTAAGTTTCTTCATACATGACACATTGTCTCTAAGACTTACAGAAGATTACCCGAGCAGTCTGCTTACAAAATGCATGCTTTTCATAAATAAAAAGGGGCAAGTGGATCAGAAGCATATCTGTAAACACCCCCCACAGCATAACAGACCTGCCAAATCGCCTCAGTAGATGTGCAATAGGGATTTCTCACACATATATGTCCAAAAAGGATTTTCTTTGGCTATAAAAGTATGGTATACATATATCAGCCACATGCTACTATGTGCTCATTTTGAGTGATGTATGCTATGAGACTAATGGGAAATAACTTGGCATTCACAAGGCAGTGGCTGATGTTCATATGCTGTGTCACAGATTTTTGCACTGGCTGAATGTTCAAAGATAAAGAACTAAAGAGCTAAAAGACTAATccaaaagtgtttttgtttttatttatggtACAGGTTTTGTTCCCTGGCACAAAAGGAATAagctattcattttttttaaatcctaaaAATCAGTGTATCACCTGGATCTACTTATGAGACCCCTAGATGAGTAACATACCTTCTGTAACGCCATCAATGCTCAGGTAAATGAGAGCTAGGTAGTCATCACACCTCGCCTTCTGCTCAACCTGGAAACATTTGAAGATATCGTTTGAGGATTTTGAGggtaatttcatttttttaaaagcgaaCAAACGCGtactagaaacaaacaaacaaaaagcatttcTTACAATCAGATCACCAAGAACTCCCCTCAGAGCCTGATCGAGGGTTGTCTTCTTTTCCGCCTCACTGTAACATGAGAAAAACAAGCGATCAGTAAGGTTGCATCCCTTCCTCCATTATTATAGGTTATAATAGCCAACAGAAATGATTACAATACAATAAGTAATTACATTACAATAAGTTAGCAAGAACTAACAACTTCACTTACTTGCCGGGGATCTGGTTAAAAATACTGATCAAAGGTTTGATGCTTTTTCCAGTCAAAGCCTGGACGGCAGACGCCTGAGATTGTgtgaagaagacgaagaagaaacATTTATGAAACAAACGACATCGTTGGTTAGCATCTGCGTTAGCTTAGCTTCATCTGTTACCTGCTATAGTAACAACATGCGACATGCTACATTAACAAACCCAGGCTAGGATTTCAACTGTAATCTAAAATATATGACTGCACATATATTTATAAGTTGCTGAGGTTCTGTGTTTTCTTACCGTAAATTTGTCTTTAGCGTCGACAAAATTAAATGAAGACGGCGACATCGTCTCTTTTTGGAAACCGGAAGTGCCGATAAAGTTGTTCCGGTTTCTTTGAGCGTGGGAAAAGGTCGAGAGCGGTGCAggatttaaaattaattacagTCAAGGTGCCATGTAAAAATTTATGTCTCCAGCGCACTTTCCACCATTAAAAACAATTGCAGTCGTATCATGCAAATTATTATGGTAATGgtgtaattttaaaatattttcctcACAGTCAGTACATCATATTTGCCTAGTTGGTAAACTAACACTTTTTAGTGTGCATGAGAGTCATAACAAGGACTTAAGAAATAATGGAGGTCCAGGAGCCTTTGGAGAACATAACCAGATGAAGATAACATAGGCTGTTCACATGAATCTCATGCATACACTGAGTATGTAAAAAGTTCTCCTCTGGCCTTTCCCTTTTCTCCTTTCAAACTTTCATTTATTTGTCTCCTCTGATTTGATCTTTTTCCTACATTTTcgattattttttttcacatttatatGAACTTTTCTGTGCTatgaagaaaactgaaaacatacaAGGTGGTTTACCCTCTACATGCTTGAAAGCAAAGGCAATATGTGTCAGTACTGGCCACTACAAAAAGGCCTAGTAACCATGAAAGACTAGCTATTGAATTTCATGCACATATGCTAAAGTGGGCATGAAGATGTGATGGGGAGATATGTGACTTTCTTAAATGTCATATCAAAACCAAAATGTATGAAAgaaataatttaatatttcttgctgAATGCAAAATTCCAGATGAAATAGAAAATTTACCTTGTAATATACACTTTATCTGTTTCTTCATGAATCTAGTCTGAGCAAAAGGACGAAAACCTTTTCGTCCTTTTGCTCAGACTAGATTCCTACTAAAAGTGGCacaattagggctgccacgattagtcgactagtcacgattacgtcgactatcaaaatcgtcgacgactaatttaatagtcgacgcgtcgtttgaagctttgtaagatcccaaaagacgcaggaataagtagcaggatttaagagtgtaataacggactgaaacagaagatggcagcactgcatgtacaaggatgccagctgccgttaaaccccgaagaagaagaagctgtgtcccagaattcatagcgcagcccagctcagtttccaacaatggcggcagctagttagttttaatattactcttattattctttctgggtcacaaaataaacgtttaacatattttcaggcgagaatgtagctgtgtaaacctcaaatacctgctcagtttatcaagacaccacatattttcaaaagcgctccgacgttttcggagacgtctgttacccactagctcgatagcgagccgggggctaggtcactagagccgtgagaacaccggactcctggcaaattgttttcaaacccgctactcaggttaaacatgatatataagtcacttagataacttaacaatgttattgtttggctttttttttagtattttatttgttcctgagtaaatcggtttggctgagattaaagttatagtttttacacagctaaataaacatcaagcagacagctgattatcagaagtgtgagatgctcgagaatatactctggtgtcctgttatattttagatagcaaggagtttattaaacttcaccgaaacaatctgcaaatttcattaaaatttaataaactatcatcttgtctttatttttagttagcacagaccttaaacacttaaagctgtaagctaatgatagttatattagagcagatgctgctggtgcaataagctgtacgttttacgtccaatggatgatgatctgattagtcgactaatcgcaaaaataatcggtgactagtcgactatccaaataatcgtttgtggcagccctaggcACAATGCAGAAACATCTCTGGGTGCATGTCCTTCTGTGTGGTATTAGGCAGCTGGTGGATTGTTGGGCGACCTGGGCACCCCTTTTGCTTTAAGAAGCCatgaaaaaagctgttgcactGATGAAAATGTGTCATCTTTTTGGCTCGAACTGAAGGGTTTTGCAAATCCACTGCAAACCCTAATGAACACATGAGCCTTGCTGTGGCATTGTTGGGTGCAAGTATGGTACAAACAAAACCTCTGACCGTACCCACTGTGACTGAACAACGTTCAGTTATTCTCTCCACTTTCAAACTGTGTATGCAGacattaaaaataatagctTAGATTTATACACTGCCTTTCAAGAAACCCAAAGCCCCTTTACAAAAGAGTCTAAATAAGTCTACATTAGTATTAGTTTAGGAAAAAAGCAGGATGGTGAGTTCAACTTTTCCAATGCACAACATTATTTGAAAACTATATCTGAAGAGTGCATATGCCATGGAGATTAGTGGAAACCACTTTTTGTGATTCCTCAGAATCTGGAATAGAAAGACATTTTTTTGGTGTATGTGTTTAATCTTTGTGTCACAGATTGCCCTCAGTATAGCCATGTGGGTTAACCCAAGTTAGTCCAGAAGGTGGCAGTGTTTCATGCCATTTAGTCCCACGTTGCAGTTAAAAGCAGGGGGGTGTCAAGGCAATTTGATCTCAAATGGGCCAGAGCAGTAAAACAATTGCATAACAACGCGCCTTTAATTCAAGTAAGCAAAAGTTCCAATTTGTTAGACCATCTATTTAGAAAACATGTTGAAGCGGTtggataaaataaaatgagttcAGATTCAACAGTATGTCTTATTGCATGTCCATTACAGATCACAGTGAGTCTAGAAATGCATAAAACCATCAGATGAAGAGATTTGAGGTCTAAAGTACAATATTATTTTTCTCCGTATGACTCAAATAAATTTGTCAAGAACAACAAACATGCTTTATACTTTTATATGtgcatgaaaataataaaataataataaaataaaataataaaataataaaaacttcaATGAAGTTTTTAAACTTTGTAAAGCCATTTAAATTTCTAAATTGGACCCTTTAAAAGATCAGTTTCCATTTGCATAcacggaccataaggtgcatgtgtatatgtgtgtgctctTAGCCTATATGTTTGACATTCACTCTCTCCTGGTCAAAGTCCCTTTAGTGTTTTTTTACCCTAATTTCTATACCTGAAGCATAGAGGTGGTACTGAAATTAAAATTCTATTGTAGACGTCCTGCGTAGTTAGAGTTCAGGTCAGGGACAGGCCAGTGTGTTCAGGTTTGGCATTCAGTGTTAATGAGTACCTAACGGAGGTCACTGCAGTCATGCTGATgtgttttgtgcatgtgtgtctttgtgaagGAACATTTCCGTGTGTTGTGGCCATACAATTGACATTGCAACTACTGGGCTGCGGGACTTGAATGCGTTGATATGATCTACTGTTCAAAAGGTCACACAGAACAGTGAGCTGTTATGTCAGTCATTAATGATCCAGTCTGTCATTGTTTTATTCATAGATTGAAGCTGCTTTAAGTATTACTTTGTGGCGTAAAATTCAAGACagattttattctgtatttacaTATATcataaagaaaaataagcatCCGGTTAATGCATGTGTATCTAATGTAATGTGTTTGTGCAATAAAAGATGATATaatagagcaggggtgggcaatatTAATAGCCACCCCTGTTTTAGAGTTATAGCAAGCCCCTGCACCTTGGGCATTCAGCGAGCGTTTGGTGAATTTCTTCTGCCTTCATTTCGTTCATTTCAAGTTGCATGAACACTGTGTCCTGTGTTGATCTCTCGTCTTACATGCCTATTTACATGCCAAAGACTCTAAACTTATGGAGTTCTGTAGATGCGGGACCAGCCACTCGCTTCGACAAAACCCTGTTGTTATGATGTCTGTTAACTGGTTCTACGATTGTTGTGCTGATGTTtggaaaaaacactaaaaagctGTGAAAATGTAGGCCAGCAGTGTCACGTAGAAAGAGCTGAGGGATCATTTTAATCACTGCGTTGTTGTACTGGTCATGAAAAGGGGAAGTGAGAAGTGTGCTCCTCTGCAGTTTTCATTGGCACCTTGTTTCTCACACAGGCTTCTGTGCACAGTTCCCCAGATATCTAACTGCAACCCCTTTCCACTCCCTCTCACAGCAACACCCACTTTCTGAcacagctgtgtttttttttttttgaatgtttgCCAAAAAAGCAGAAAGCACTGGTAAGAAATTCTTCGCTTGAAGATTAGAATCCGGCAACCTAATCTACAAGCTTCACAAACTGACCAGCACTTAGTTAGTGACAAGAAAGCTTGTGAACACTTGAATTTGTAGGTTTCtaaatgtttcctgatctttgTGAAAGTTACTTTAAAAGACACACTCAGACTAAACTAATAACCTATAAACACTTTTACATTTATTGGTAATAGTAATGGACCAGTTCTTATATAGTGTTTTTCTACTCTACTTGAGCACTCAAATTGCATATTTCATGTCTGTATTGCAAGTGAAGGGCATCACATTGAAATTGTTTGAAGGAATTTTATAAAATGATGGTTTTCTCTGGGTGCTTTTGGGCTGAATATTCATTTTGCACTCTGAAATCAGTTTAAACCAGGTCAGACATTCTGTctctgttgtttattttgtctAGATAAATATAATTAGAGGTCTGCTGAATGCTCGCCAATGCCAAGAATAATCGGGGCAACATGGGAGCCAAATAATTTGCAGAACACTTTCAGACAGAAATGCCTGAGGGGCAACAAAAAGAgctttgtctgtgtttttgggGACAAACTTCAAAACAAGAGGCTAAACACAATGCTCTGACCCCCGAGGTTAAGCACACAAAGGAAGGAGATTTTTGACTAGCTGTGGTCATGTGACTAGCCTCGATTTGCGATTTgaccataaaaaagaaaaatgtgaagaaGTGCCATCATGTCATACAAAGGAGACAAACCCATCAAGGGAGTTTTCCACTGATGCACGATACAAGCTTCACGAAAAATGAATGTGGTTGCTCTCGTATACATTATGTAGAAGAATAGTATTAACTACTATTTATAGTGAGGAAGGCCATCGACCACATACTGAATacagataaatattttttatctgATTGTTGCATTTAAATCTAATGAAATACAATTACTTTTGCAGTCTATGCAGCTTGTGTAGCTATTTCCCCTTCGCTTGTGACGCCAGCATTTGAGTTTATTGAAATCATGCATTATGCTGCATTAAGTATGTTGTCTTGTAATCATCATGGTAGTGATTTTCCATCATGGCTTTCACCTGCCAAGTGCTTTACCACTTCGCATGGCATTGTAAAATTATTTGGGACAGGGACACTTTGTTAATGATCATCCAACACGGAGCAAGAAACGAGGGGATGTGCATCCAAACGCATCAGTCATCCAGACTGGATTTTAAGCTTACAATAATTCACGCATATATTTATACAACTTTGGCTGACTGCCCCCACATTACGGGGTTCCTGTTGGGAAACATTCACCTGTGGGGTTTAAAGTCATATGATGGTTATTCAATGATTAGCCCAGGGTGTGGGGACCACTAAATATCTACGAGCCATAAAAAATGGGATGTGAGAGGGGCGCATGCACAGATGGAGAAAGGACATTCTTATGACACaggcaaaacaggaaatctCCATTATGGCCACATGTTATCTAATCAAGCTGCGAGGAATTTTAACGTGCTTGTATGTGCAATTAACTGATCCACATCCTTGTGTTGTTTCACGGGTGCAACGAGATGATTTTGGGATTGTTGCCAAAAACCTAAATTATGTATACAGATTGGAATGCAttgtaaaggaagcactgacGAGGCCAGCGGGATGTAAACATACACTGCGTTATTCTGGTGAATACATATAACAAATGAGGATGCACTGACCTCAGTTTGAAATTTGTCCAGTACCAAACTGTATGAATATGAATACACAGAGAAACTTGACTAAAAAGCATCTTTATTAAAGGAGTCATTGTTCAAACAACACATAGAACAGGCGATTGTGAAGACACACACtgcaaaataagaataaaactgATGGCCTTTTTAAagtatagtaaaaaaataaataaaatgctgaCAGATAGAAAAGCTAAAATTTCACATTGTTCACTGTTTTGGCCAGTGACTTGGCCCCGGACTATTGTTTTCCTCTCCATTTATCTCCACATATTCTTCTTGTGGACCGTGAACCAGGATGCCAATGCGACTACTAAAGTTGCGTGTTTGTGGATACAGAAGGAAATCATAGATAAGAGATGCCGCTATGCCACCACACATCGGTGCCAGCCAGTACACCTGGAACGAAAGCAGAAATGAGTTTTATCTTTGACAAAATGAAATGGATAAGGaaaattgctcttttttttggaTAAAAGGCGTTTTGATAAACGGCTACCCAGTGGTTTTTCATTTTGCCCAGTATCAAAGCCGGCCCAAAGGAACGAGCAGGGTTGATGCCACATCCAGTGAAACTtatctgtaaatgtaaaaacaaagcatATCATTTATAAGTAAATACACTCATGTGATGGAATAATTTTTGTTATAATTTAGAATGGGAATATCTTATCCATACACAAAGACGATGGTAGGGGGCTAATCTTGCATATATCTTTTTATAAAATGCATAAGAAATGCAGTAGCTCTACAGAAAATGAGTTTTAGATGTGCCGGATTTACCgcaataaacttttttttttaaaactgtgtattAAATCACAAAGATATTGAAAACTGTTAACAGCCCAAGAAGCTTCATTGAACTACTTTTTGGACCAAAAACCAAGGCGCTGACTTGTTTATCTGCATCTGTTATGTTTCCAGGCAAACACTATTTAAAACGGTTATTGGCAGACTTTTATTAAAGTCGACATATGTTGCTGACTTGTGTTCGACTCAATGTGACACTTGTGTAGCCGCCTTTGAAACTGTGATTTGCCGAACCCCTGCCACACCACCCTGACGCACATAGAAATACTCTGCAGAATTGGGTAACATAGTGTAGGGAAAATCTTGAATCGTAAATTGAGAGAAACTGTGACACCCACCAACGCTAACTGTACAGGATATTTGATTTACAACAACAAAGCTGCTTTAAAAATGATCAAGATGCTTAAATAGTGCAAAAAGGTTCAGGTATGCTTTGACAAACAGTTGCTATTTAGCGATTTATTCACCCTCAACTTGATAATAAATAATACCCTTTAATGCTCTGCTCTGAGcagttttatataaaatgaaTGCACATGTGCCTGATCCTTCTAAGATGACAGATTTCAGGAGGATGGATTGCAATCAGCTGACTGCTACTCATATAAAAATTCATACAGATTTTGATTGCGATTCACTTACAGCTGTTAAATGCCCAAGTCCCACCGACAGCCCAATAGCCAAGGGTGCAGAGCCTGTAACATCAGTCCTTCGCTTGTCAGTCACTGCTATGATACACAGAACCAGCTGAAGGGTGGCAAAGAATTCGATGGCAAAACCTGCTCCTACACTGACATTTAGCTGCAAAAGACAATTACTGCCCATTAGTCCAACTAGAGTTAGGCTTGATTAGACTGAATGTGCTGGTTTATGTGTGAAAACCAAAACGACGAGTGCAACCTCTTACCGCATTAACACCAAGAGACTCTCCAGGCTTATATCCATTCACAACAGCGCTGGCTGCAATTGCCCCAAGCATTTGAGCGAGGATGTAGAACGCACATCTGAGTGCACTGATCTGGCAGTTGACCAGGAGGCCCAGGGTGACCGCAGGGTTCAAGTGTGCTCCACTGATGTGCCCCAAACTCTGAGCCAGTGTGGCAATGGCTAGTGCAAAGGCCAACGAGACCTTTATTTCCTGAGCAATCATCTGATTTTTATCATTGCCCAGACCTATTCCAACAATAGAGGATAGGCCAATAAGTATGAACAGTAACATACCAACAAACTCTGCAGCCACAGCCCTCCAAAATGCCCAACTCTTTACTTCTGTCATCTTTACCCCTTAAGAATCTGTTAAAACATGTATATGCGTCACTATTTATAGTTTGTGGAGAGGGGAGGGGAAATGACAAAACAGGAAGATGTTGTGCTGTGCAAGATTTCATGTAACACCAGAAAGACAAGTGtagcttttctctttttatttgatATAGCAGAATTTGTTTTCAGACTGGCTCCTTTGATTATTCTACAACATCCTCCAGCAGGGGCTCTGTTTCACGTTCCTGTTCCTGTTCCGGGGCCCAGCAGAGCAagattttagttttttctttgaagctCTCGTCACTGGGTGCCAGCACATAATTATACAGAAGCGCTGCCACCACTCCAGCACTCATCGGTCCAGCCCAGTACACCTGAAAAACCAAAGAAACCACATCAGTTACAATCTGAATGACTTGTAAGCCCAGTGACTTAGAAAAAGGTCACATTTTCAGCTCGTGTGTCACCAATACATACCCAGTGATCATTGAACGCCTTCTGTATAACTGCAGGTCCAAAGGATCGAGCTGGATTGATCCCACATCCCGTGTAGGAGATCTGCAACCCATAGAGGAAAACACCACTTGCTTGCCTGGCTGTACATCAGCTGATTACATGAAAGGCTGATGTACAGCCAATTCACTCTGAGCCAATCTATTGTGTTGGCTTCTGCAAGATGGAGAAACCATCTGCCAAATTAATGACATGGGAAATAAATGAATGTTTTCATGTACTTACCCCAGCAAGATGTCCAAGCGTTACAGAGAAGCCATATGCCAGAGGTGCAAATCCGCCAATGTCACGTCTTTTGTCATGGAGTGCCACCAAGCACAGAACCAGCTGCAGAGTGAGCATGAACTCCATGCCAAAACCTTGAGCTGGGCTGATACCATTTAGCTAGAAATGATAATACCAATGGGATTAGAGGATTTTTATACCCTACAGTGCTTCCATTATTTTAAGCATGATGCTCATCATTTCGCATGACTGCTACAAACAGTTAAAATGTGACATTAAGACTACAAACAGACCTGAAGAGTTAAAATTGTCACTCGAGCAAGGCTGAAGGCAATTCTTTGAATGCCACTTAGTCCAAGTAGCAAATATCATTTAAGGCTAATATTTAGGAAAATCATGGACTCCACCTTACCTCATTAACTCCAAGTGAATCAACATGTTCTGCCCTGATACCATACACAATGGCACTGCCAACCACTGCCCCCAACATCTGAGCCAACATGTAGAAGAGGGCTCTGAGAATACTTATACGACAGCTGGTCACCAGGCCCAGGGTGACGGCAGGATTCAGGTGTGCACCGCTAATGTGACCTATGCACTCGGCTAGCGTGGCGATGGCCAGGCCGAAGGCAAATGCCACTTTGATCTCACGATCAAGGTTGAAATCATTTGGATCTCCTACTGCAGCAGAGAGGCCCATGAAAATAAAGATGATCATTCCCAAGAACTCCGCCAGAACTGCCCTCCAAAACGACCACGACTTAATCTCTGACATGGCTACTCAGATAACGTCCAGTGATAACAGACAGCTTTCAAAGGAGCACCTGCGTGCTACAGAATCTGGCAACTCAAATTTTGCTCCACCAGTGAGCCACCTGAAATTGTGAGTGACATTCACAGGCATTTATCAGGTGTGTGCCTTTAACAAATCAGGCCTAATTAGAAGCAGCTGAGAGATGTGGGCTTCACCCAGTGAGCGTGACCTCCAGGTCTCCTGCTCTGCTCATTGCTTTTCTAGTGTTACTGAAGGAGATGCTACGTTTCTCATTTAAGACGGCAAACCACAACAGCAGCTCAAAAGACAGGACTTTGAATGGAATTGAATGGATCTGATGGAAATACAAAGAAAGTGTTTAAATAAGCAAAATGTATCAATTAGTACAAAAATATCACATGCAGTAAGGGGCAGCTTGGAGATTATAATTTTATCCAGGTTtgagtcattttaaaattttcatttaaatacattACTGCATTAATACaataatataattaaaaattcaaaacaaacTCTTTCAAATGTCTAGTGACTGataattttaaaagaaatacaaGAAAAGATGATGGAGCGCTAAGGAGAGAATAAATAGGCTGGAGGGTGTAGGTGCTACTGCCATGCTAAATGGTTTCCCCATCTTTCAGTCTACTTGTTTTATTCTGAGCAGGGGCACGGTGCTTTGAAGTTAACATCTGTCATTTGCCACTGTGAAGGAAATGGGAGCTTTTGAATTCACGACAAGGAAACCAGCCCCTTGTTCAGCTTTTCTGTGTGAAAGAGCTGGCAGGTTAAAGGGTCACACTGCTTCTTGTCTTCATCTTTGAAAGAAAGATGAGAAGCCCTCCATAGAATCACATTTTACTTGGGCAGCATTTTTCTTcatcaaacaaatgttttttgttttttttttacttgcacatcactctgattgattcttctgtttttaatgttgacttcattaaaaatcaagttttcttttttcttttcttaaaaaaaaaaaaaatctgcctgaGATAGCATTAACATGTGTTTTGACTATAAAGAATGTTCACCCAGGAAAGATGCTAGAATGACTGGGATGACATGGCATTTAatatagggctgtgcgatatgtccaaaatctcatatcccgacattaagacatctatcgtccgataacgatataaatcacaaaaatgtagcattttttgTAAAATCTGTGactctcgggcagctcgacttgcgtgaagtgtttccagctgggcgtcgcatacctggagtcgagtgttttaaccgatgcacgaaacgatacatttttagacataagttgtaacggccgccattttctttgtgagtatttattgcatggcgtgctgcggggaaaagcctgttctaacgtttgagtctaaggtttattttttagcaacTGACGGCTCATTTTTGCTTCTCATTcgtaaacactctgcatactctttcagtgattcagtttattttgaaaagtctcaacaggatcttgagctttattgtgaaaggtttatgtggaacaagcGGACACACGGTgtttttaccgtcgttgttgctaacgacaacgcataaaaacaaacGCTTGTCTGTctatagtgtggttatattaaatataagagaaagagagaactttaagaaattaatatagccactacagtgaccatcaaaataatgaaaaaatattgccgtaaacagtttattttgcgacaacgcgaaacaaacgatagcataaaatgaaacgatagacgtttttatatcgtcatccgatatatattgttatatcgaacagccctaataaCACGTGATAGCATTTTAAGATGTAATGAACTGAAGTAAATGCAAATGTTGGTACAGGAGGTTATCATTTCTTGT
It includes:
- the LOC101477423 gene encoding aquaporin-1-like yields the protein MTEVKSWAFWRAVAAEFVGMLLFILIGLSSIVGIGLGNDKNQMIAQEIKVSLAFALAIATLAQSLGHISGAHLNPAVTLGLLVNCQISALRCAFYILAQMLGAIAASAVVNGYKPGESLGVNALNVSVGAGFAIEFFATLQLVLCIIAVTDKRRTDVTGSAPLAIGLSVGLGHLTAISFTGCGINPARSFGPALILGKMKNHWVYWLAPMCGGIAASLIYDFLLYPQTRNFSSRIGILVHGPQEEYVEINGEENNSPGPSHWPKQ
- the LOC101477702 gene encoding aquaporin-1; protein product: MSEIKSWSFWRAVLAEFLGMIIFIFMGLSAAVGDPNDFNLDREIKVAFAFGLAIATLAECIGHISGAHLNPAVTLGLVTSCRISILRALFYMLAQMLGAVVGSAIVYGIRAEHVDSLGVNELNGISPAQGFGMEFMLTLQLVLCLVALHDKRRDIGGFAPLAYGFSVTLGHLAGISYTGCGINPARSFGPAVIQKAFNDHWVYWAGPMSAGVVAALLYNYVLAPSDESFKEKTKILLCWAPEQEQERETEPLLEDVVE